One region of Paenibacillus polymyxa M1 genomic DNA includes:
- the pstA gene encoding phosphate ABC transporter permease PstA, with product MKAKTTDKIATFVICFFALFIVALLVGLLGFILARGVSHISFDFLTSAPQTLRAGGGIGPQLFNSVFLLILTLIITIPIGWGAGIYMAQYAKPGKITDFIRLVVEVLSSFPSIVIGLFGLLLIVNTFDFGFSLLSGALALAVFNLPLMVRTTEQAFRAVPKEQKEAGLALGLSKWKIITSILLPAALPSLITGTILAAGRIFGEAAALLFTAGMSTPPLDFTDWNPLHARSPINPMRPAETLAVHIWKVNSEGIAPDSKDIAAGASAVLVLLVLVFNLSARWFGRVVYRRLTAAKRMD from the coding sequence ATGAAAGCTAAAACGACCGACAAGATCGCTACATTTGTAATCTGTTTCTTCGCCTTGTTCATTGTTGCACTTTTGGTGGGATTACTGGGCTTCATTTTGGCCCGCGGAGTTAGCCATATTTCTTTTGATTTTCTAACCAGTGCTCCGCAAACGTTACGTGCAGGTGGCGGCATTGGTCCGCAACTATTTAATTCTGTATTTTTGCTAATCTTAACTTTGATTATTACCATTCCAATTGGCTGGGGCGCCGGCATTTACATGGCGCAATATGCAAAGCCGGGGAAAATTACGGACTTCATACGACTTGTCGTTGAAGTATTGTCCTCGTTCCCGTCGATCGTCATTGGATTGTTTGGACTATTACTCATCGTAAATACGTTTGATTTTGGCTTTTCCCTCTTGTCAGGGGCTCTGGCTTTGGCCGTATTCAATCTGCCGCTGATGGTTCGCACAACGGAGCAGGCTTTCCGCGCTGTACCGAAGGAGCAAAAGGAAGCCGGACTTGCGCTTGGATTGTCCAAGTGGAAAATCATTACCTCCATTTTGTTGCCAGCTGCGCTGCCAAGCTTGATTACGGGTACCATCTTGGCCGCAGGCCGCATTTTCGGCGAAGCCGCCGCATTGCTGTTTACAGCAGGGATGAGTACGCCGCCGCTTGATTTTACCGATTGGAATCCATTGCATGCCAGATCGCCTATTAATCCGATGCGGCCTGCTGAAACATTGGCTGTTCATATTTGGAAGGTCAACAGTGAAGGTATTGCTCCTGACTCCAAAGATATCGCCGCAGGCGCTTCTGCGGTATTGGTGCTGCTGGTACTGGTCTTCAACTTGAGTGCAAGATGGTTCGGAAGAGTCGTTTACCGTCGGTTGACAGCTGCCAAACGAATGGATTAG
- a CDS encoding FxsA family protein translates to MMMRKRLWLLLLLIPLAELYGFIWVSHWIGAGKTILLIILTTLIGAAMMQFEGRKVIADAKNEMNRGQMPGRKMLDGLCVFFGGSLLLIPGFITDIIGFTLVFPLTRVLYRRFLLKWLEKKMKNGSITFRRF, encoded by the coding sequence ATGATGATGCGTAAACGTCTGTGGCTGTTGCTGCTGCTCATTCCTTTAGCGGAGCTGTACGGGTTTATATGGGTAAGTCACTGGATTGGAGCGGGGAAAACTATTCTGCTCATTATTCTGACGACCTTGATTGGCGCTGCCATGATGCAATTTGAAGGCCGAAAGGTGATTGCCGATGCCAAAAATGAAATGAATCGGGGGCAAATGCCCGGCCGTAAAATGCTGGATGGATTATGTGTGTTTTTCGGCGGGAGCTTGCTGCTTATCCCTGGATTTATAACGGATATTATTGGTTTTACGTTGGTGTTTCCTTTAACACGAGTATTGTACCGACGTTTTTTATTAAAGTGGCTGGAGAAAAAAATGAAAAACGGCAGTATTACGTTTCGACGGTTTTGA
- the pstB gene encoding phosphate ABC transporter ATP-binding protein PstB, giving the protein MEHVITRAAKTATPATSVQSTRSEQLAGQAPHPFSTEDLSIYYGSFEAVKKVNLAFPEQTVTALIGPSGCGKSTFLRSLNRMNDEIASSSTTGHIWMDGQDLTAPETDVIKLRQQIGMVWQRPNPFYKSIYNNIAFGPKYRGVRKKKQLDEIVESSLRKAALWDEVKDRLHDSALALSGGQQQRLCIARALSVQPKILLLDEPASALDPVSTGKVEELITELKKELRIVIVTHNMQQAARISDYTAYFYVGSLVEHGKTNDIFTNPENELTQEYIMGRFG; this is encoded by the coding sequence ATGGAACATGTGATTACACGAGCGGCAAAAACCGCCACACCAGCAACATCCGTTCAGTCTACGCGTTCAGAACAACTTGCGGGGCAAGCGCCACATCCGTTCAGTACTGAGGATTTGAGTATTTATTACGGAAGTTTTGAGGCCGTGAAAAAAGTAAACTTAGCTTTTCCAGAGCAGACCGTGACCGCCCTGATTGGGCCTTCCGGCTGTGGTAAATCGACTTTTTTGCGTTCCCTTAACCGAATGAATGATGAGATTGCGTCTTCATCGACAACGGGACATATTTGGATGGACGGACAGGATTTGACCGCGCCAGAGACGGACGTGATCAAGCTGCGTCAGCAAATTGGCATGGTGTGGCAGCGGCCTAACCCTTTTTACAAATCGATTTATAATAACATTGCCTTCGGTCCTAAATACCGGGGAGTGCGTAAAAAGAAGCAGCTTGATGAAATCGTCGAAAGCAGCCTGCGTAAGGCGGCATTATGGGATGAGGTCAAGGATCGTCTTCACGATTCCGCTCTTGCTCTGTCTGGCGGGCAACAGCAGCGGCTTTGTATTGCACGTGCACTTTCTGTCCAACCGAAAATTCTGTTGCTTGACGAGCCAGCTTCCGCGCTGGACCCTGTGTCTACAGGCAAGGTGGAAGAGCTTATTACCGAATTGAAAAAAGAACTGCGCATCGTTATTGTGACGCACAATATGCAGCAGGCTGCACGGATTTCCGATTATACGGCTTATTTTTATGTCGGAAGTTTGGTTGAACATGGGAAAACAAATGATATTTTCACCAATCCTGAAAACGAGTTGACTCAAGAATACATCATGGGTCGCTTTGGATAA
- the pelA gene encoding pectate lyase: protein MRFNVKKSVKWIAFSGMAITLTTGLVSPSWAAAEQNLTDAGTSVTQAVYNDANVYKNAVVPLASVNVSSLLDKYRDFSKFSTGNTSKDTTLALNIVSWQLPHGGFFKAMEKNYKSKWDGKAARSTWKSKDGVELGTFDNEATTTEIRFLADVYKKTKNKDIKTSVQKAIDFVLTSQYSSGAWPQVYPKRGNYSDAATYNDDAMVRVMVLADDIVNKRQPFDSDILDNTYRSRLQQALNKGVQYTIKAQIVNNGTPTIWGAQHDPVTYESVPARAFELASKTTTESVGITAFLMSQPQTAEVKKAAQSALKWFDMNRIDGMKYNRQGPEFFQKDASSVMWYRFYNVEDNKYFFSDRDGKKYTDIMKISEERRLGYAWAGSQAKSLLKLASESGYYKLSKPLPQ from the coding sequence ATGAGATTTAACGTTAAAAAATCTGTCAAATGGATTGCTTTTTCTGGAATGGCTATTACCCTAACAACTGGACTTGTCAGCCCTTCATGGGCAGCAGCTGAGCAGAATTTGACTGATGCAGGTACGAGTGTTACCCAGGCCGTGTACAATGATGCAAACGTTTACAAAAATGCTGTTGTTCCATTGGCTAGTGTGAATGTGAGTAGTTTGCTGGACAAGTATCGTGATTTTAGTAAATTTTCTACAGGGAATACATCCAAGGACACTACGCTTGCCTTGAATATTGTATCGTGGCAATTGCCGCATGGTGGATTCTTCAAAGCGATGGAAAAAAATTATAAATCCAAATGGGATGGCAAGGCAGCTCGCTCTACATGGAAGAGCAAGGATGGTGTTGAACTCGGAACGTTTGATAACGAGGCCACGACAACCGAGATCCGCTTTTTAGCGGATGTATACAAAAAAACCAAAAACAAAGACATTAAGACCAGTGTACAAAAAGCAATTGATTTTGTATTAACCTCTCAATATTCCTCCGGTGCTTGGCCGCAGGTATATCCTAAACGTGGTAATTATTCTGATGCCGCAACCTACAACGATGATGCAATGGTTAGAGTGATGGTACTGGCAGATGACATTGTAAACAAAAGGCAGCCGTTTGATAGCGATATTCTTGACAATACATATCGCTCCAGACTTCAGCAGGCTCTGAATAAAGGCGTACAGTACACAATTAAAGCTCAAATTGTAAACAATGGCACACCGACAATTTGGGGAGCACAGCATGATCCGGTTACTTATGAATCTGTACCTGCGCGAGCATTCGAGCTTGCTTCCAAAACAACTACGGAATCGGTAGGCATTACAGCCTTCTTGATGTCTCAACCGCAGACGGCTGAGGTGAAAAAGGCTGCTCAGAGTGCCTTGAAATGGTTTGATATGAATCGGATCGACGGTATGAAATACAACCGTCAAGGTCCGGAGTTTTTCCAAAAGGATGCATCAAGCGTGATGTGGTATCGTTTCTACAATGTGGAGGACAATAAGTATTTCTTCTCAGACCGAGATGGCAAAAAGTATACGGACATCATGAAAATTAGTGAAGAAAGACGACTCGGTTACGCCTGGGCGGGAAGTCAAGCGAAGAGCTTACTGAAACTGGCTTCGGAAAGTGGATATTATAAACTGTCCAAGCCGTTGCCACAATAA
- a CDS encoding acyl-CoA thioesterase: protein MTQEEKQTQLRWYGAPLRVRYQESDQMGVVYHANYLNWFEIGRTEMIRQAGFNYRSMEDRGVLLPVIEINAKYASPARYDDLVTIYTAITDFSRLRLNYTYEVRRVTEEEHQKNVGKVWTEADTLPGELLVTGTTRHVWLNTDWKPVRLDQALPELYTALRSAFTGGEGQKS from the coding sequence ATGACTCAAGAGGAGAAACAAACGCAACTACGATGGTATGGCGCACCTCTACGTGTCCGTTATCAGGAAAGCGACCAGATGGGGGTCGTGTATCATGCGAATTATTTAAACTGGTTTGAGATCGGGCGTACGGAAATGATCCGGCAGGCAGGCTTTAACTACCGGAGTATGGAAGATCGGGGAGTTTTGCTGCCAGTTATTGAAATCAATGCGAAATATGCGAGTCCTGCTCGATATGATGATTTAGTTACTATTTATACCGCTATTACGGACTTCTCCAGACTACGTTTGAACTATACTTATGAGGTTCGACGGGTAACGGAGGAGGAGCACCAAAAGAATGTGGGAAAGGTATGGACAGAGGCTGACACGCTGCCGGGAGAACTGCTGGTCACAGGAACGACACGACATGTGTGGCTGAATACCGACTGGAAGCCCGTTCGGCTTGATCAGGCACTGCCTGAGTTGTACACTGCGTTAAGGTCTGCTTTTACAGGCGGGGAGGGACAGAAGTCATGA